One region of Rhineura floridana isolate rRhiFlo1 chromosome 20, rRhiFlo1.hap2, whole genome shotgun sequence genomic DNA includes:
- the SLC2A8 gene encoding solute carrier family 2, facilitated glucose transporter member 8 isoform X2 has protein sequence MAVAGNLNNVQNQNLFLATFAAVLGPLSFGFVLGYSSPAIPSLKESSNPDLRLEGSQASWFGSVVTLGAAAGGILGGYIVDKLGRKLSLMLCAVPYVFGFTVIILAQNVWMLYVGRLLNGLASGVTSLVVPQYPATLNSCAFPKGSCPLFRVLTGVTSSPDGATTPRVARAQNVYISEITHSKVRGTLGSCVQLMVVTGILGAYIAGTGLEWRWLAVLCSLPPCLMLGVMAFMPETPRFLLSRNRRPEAIAALQFLRGPLVDHEWECREVEVNARVQEDLSIAEFKNPAIYKPFLIGITMMFFQQVSGINAVVFYVETIFEEAKFKNSGAASIIVGSIQVFFTAVAALIIDRTGRKILLVVSGLIMAASTAVFGIYFKIAHVIPSNSSQVDSPNSPLSALLAAKEQDLAWLAVFSLSLFVMGFALGWGPIPWLVMSEIFPLRARGVASGACVLTNWLMAFLITKEFHDLMVLLTPHGTFWLFCATCLLNVVFTLRCVPETRGKSLEEIEAYFRRSH, from the exons atggcagttgctgggaatctcaa CAATGTCCAGAATCAGAATCTCTTCTTGGCTACATTTGCCGCTGTGCTGGGGCCACTCAGCTTCGGGTTTGTCCTTGGCTATAGTTCCCCAGCCATCCCGAGCCTCAAGGAAAGCAGCAACccagatttaagattggaaggcAGTCAAGCCTCTTGGTTTGGG tcTGTCGTAACGCTGGGCGCCGCAGCTGGTGGCATTCTGGGCGGCTACATCGtggataaactgggccggaagcTCAGCCTGATGCTCTGTGCTGTCCCGTACGTGTTTGGCTTCACGGTCATCATTTTGGCTCAGAACGTCTGGATGCTTTACGTAGGCCGGCTGCTGAACGGCTTGGCTAGCGGGGTCACGTCCTTGGTGGTCCCG cagtatcctgCTACTCTAAACAGCTGTgccttccccaaaggatcctgccctttgttcagggtgctgacgGGAGTGACCTCATCCCCTGAcggagctacaactcccagagtggCAAGGGCCCAGAAT GTTTATATTTCCGAAATAACCCATTCTAAAGTTCGAGGGACGCTCGGCTCATGCGTTCAGCTGATGGTGGTGACGGGCATCTTGGGGGCGTACATAGCAG GGACGGGGCTGGAGTGGCGCTGGCTGGCGGTGCTGTGCTCTCTCCCACCGTGCTTGATGCTCGGTGTCATGGCTTTCATGCCCGAAACGCCTCGTTTCCTGCTGAGTCGGAATCGGCGGCCAGAGGCCATCGCGGCTTTGCAGTTCCTGCGGGGGCCCCTGGTGGACCACGAGTGGGAATGCAGGGAGGTTGAAGTGAACGCCAGAGTACAG GAGGACCTGAGCATCGCCGAGTTCAAGAACCCCGCCATCTACAAGCCGTTCCTCATTGGCATCACCATGATGTTCTTTCAGCAAGTATCGGGGATCAATGCCGTCGTGTTCTATGTGGAAACCATCTTTGAagaagccaagttcaag AACAGCGGTGCCGCTTCCATCATCGTGGGGTCCATCCAAGTCTTTTTCACAGCGGTGGCTGCTCTTATCATTGATAGAACGGGACGAAAAATCCTTCTGGTCGTATCAG GGCTCATTATGGCTGCCAGCACCGCCGTCTTCGGGATCTATTTCAAAATAGCGCacgtgatccccagcaactcttCCCAGGTCGACTCGCCCAACTCCCCCCTGAGTGCTCTGCTGGCAGCCAAAGAACAGGACCTCGCGTGGCTGGCGGTGTTCAGCTTGAGTCTCTTCGTCATGG GCTTTGCCTTGGGCTGGGGCCCGATCCCGTGGCTGGTGATGTCTGAAATATTCCCTCTCCGAGCTCGAGGAGTAGCCAGTGGCGCGTGTGTCTTAACAAACTGGCTCATGGCCTTTCTCATCACCAAGGAGTTTCACGACCTCATG GTCTTGCTAACTCCTCACGGTACTTTCTGGCTGTTTTGTGCCACCTGTCTCCTCAATGTGGTGTTCACTCTACGCTGCGTTCCCGAAACGAGAGGGAAGAGCCTGGAGGAGATAGAGGCTTATTTCCGAAGGTCACATTAG
- the SLC2A8 gene encoding solute carrier family 2, facilitated glucose transporter member 8 isoform X4: MASEESKPLLGTEAEAELPAERPSPLETYLSNVQNQNLFLATFAAVLGPLSFGFVLGYSSPAIPSLKESSNPDLRLEGSQASWFGSVVTLGAAAGGILGGYIVDKLGRKLSLMLCAVPYVFGFTVIILAQNVWMLYVGRLLNGLASGVTSLVVPVYISEITHSKVRGTLGSCVQLMVVTGILGAYIAGTGLEWRWLAVLCSLPPCLMLGVMAFMPETPRFLLSRNRRPEAIAALQFLRGPLVDHEWECREVEVNARVQEDLSIAEFKNPAIYKPFLIGITMMFFQQVSGINAVVFYVETIFEEAKFKNSGAASIIVGSIQVFFTAVAALIIDRTGRKILLVVSGLIMAASTAVFGIYFKIAHVIPSNSSQVDSPNSPLSALLAAKEQDLAWLAVFSLSLFVMGFALGWGPIPWLVMSEIFPLRARGVASGACVLTNWLMAFLITKEFHDLMVLLTPHGTFWLFCATCLLNVVFTLRCVPETRGKSLEEIEAYFRRSH; encoded by the exons CAATGTCCAGAATCAGAATCTCTTCTTGGCTACATTTGCCGCTGTGCTGGGGCCACTCAGCTTCGGGTTTGTCCTTGGCTATAGTTCCCCAGCCATCCCGAGCCTCAAGGAAAGCAGCAACccagatttaagattggaaggcAGTCAAGCCTCTTGGTTTGGG tcTGTCGTAACGCTGGGCGCCGCAGCTGGTGGCATTCTGGGCGGCTACATCGtggataaactgggccggaagcTCAGCCTGATGCTCTGTGCTGTCCCGTACGTGTTTGGCTTCACGGTCATCATTTTGGCTCAGAACGTCTGGATGCTTTACGTAGGCCGGCTGCTGAACGGCTTGGCTAGCGGGGTCACGTCCTTGGTGGTCCCG GTTTATATTTCCGAAATAACCCATTCTAAAGTTCGAGGGACGCTCGGCTCATGCGTTCAGCTGATGGTGGTGACGGGCATCTTGGGGGCGTACATAGCAG GGACGGGGCTGGAGTGGCGCTGGCTGGCGGTGCTGTGCTCTCTCCCACCGTGCTTGATGCTCGGTGTCATGGCTTTCATGCCCGAAACGCCTCGTTTCCTGCTGAGTCGGAATCGGCGGCCAGAGGCCATCGCGGCTTTGCAGTTCCTGCGGGGGCCCCTGGTGGACCACGAGTGGGAATGCAGGGAGGTTGAAGTGAACGCCAGAGTACAG GAGGACCTGAGCATCGCCGAGTTCAAGAACCCCGCCATCTACAAGCCGTTCCTCATTGGCATCACCATGATGTTCTTTCAGCAAGTATCGGGGATCAATGCCGTCGTGTTCTATGTGGAAACCATCTTTGAagaagccaagttcaag AACAGCGGTGCCGCTTCCATCATCGTGGGGTCCATCCAAGTCTTTTTCACAGCGGTGGCTGCTCTTATCATTGATAGAACGGGACGAAAAATCCTTCTGGTCGTATCAG GGCTCATTATGGCTGCCAGCACCGCCGTCTTCGGGATCTATTTCAAAATAGCGCacgtgatccccagcaactcttCCCAGGTCGACTCGCCCAACTCCCCCCTGAGTGCTCTGCTGGCAGCCAAAGAACAGGACCTCGCGTGGCTGGCGGTGTTCAGCTTGAGTCTCTTCGTCATGG GCTTTGCCTTGGGCTGGGGCCCGATCCCGTGGCTGGTGATGTCTGAAATATTCCCTCTCCGAGCTCGAGGAGTAGCCAGTGGCGCGTGTGTCTTAACAAACTGGCTCATGGCCTTTCTCATCACCAAGGAGTTTCACGACCTCATG GTCTTGCTAACTCCTCACGGTACTTTCTGGCTGTTTTGTGCCACCTGTCTCCTCAATGTGGTGTTCACTCTACGCTGCGTTCCCGAAACGAGAGGGAAGAGCCTGGAGGAGATAGAGGCTTATTTCCGAAGGTCACATTAG
- the SLC2A8 gene encoding solute carrier family 2, facilitated glucose transporter member 8 isoform X3 — MEQRNVQNQNLFLATFAAVLGPLSFGFVLGYSSPAIPSLKESSNPDLRLEGSQASWFGSVVTLGAAAGGILGGYIVDKLGRKLSLMLCAVPYVFGFTVIILAQNVWMLYVGRLLNGLASGVTSLVVPQYPATLNSCAFPKGSCPLFRVLTGVTSSPDGATTPRVARAQNVYISEITHSKVRGTLGSCVQLMVVTGILGAYIAGTGLEWRWLAVLCSLPPCLMLGVMAFMPETPRFLLSRNRRPEAIAALQFLRGPLVDHEWECREVEVNARVQEDLSIAEFKNPAIYKPFLIGITMMFFQQVSGINAVVFYVETIFEEAKFKNSGAASIIVGSIQVFFTAVAALIIDRTGRKILLVVSGLIMAASTAVFGIYFKIAHVIPSNSSQVDSPNSPLSALLAAKEQDLAWLAVFSLSLFVMGFALGWGPIPWLVMSEIFPLRARGVASGACVLTNWLMAFLITKEFHDLMVLLTPHGTFWLFCATCLLNVVFTLRCVPETRGKSLEEIEAYFRRSH, encoded by the exons atggagcaaCG CAATGTCCAGAATCAGAATCTCTTCTTGGCTACATTTGCCGCTGTGCTGGGGCCACTCAGCTTCGGGTTTGTCCTTGGCTATAGTTCCCCAGCCATCCCGAGCCTCAAGGAAAGCAGCAACccagatttaagattggaaggcAGTCAAGCCTCTTGGTTTGGG tcTGTCGTAACGCTGGGCGCCGCAGCTGGTGGCATTCTGGGCGGCTACATCGtggataaactgggccggaagcTCAGCCTGATGCTCTGTGCTGTCCCGTACGTGTTTGGCTTCACGGTCATCATTTTGGCTCAGAACGTCTGGATGCTTTACGTAGGCCGGCTGCTGAACGGCTTGGCTAGCGGGGTCACGTCCTTGGTGGTCCCG cagtatcctgCTACTCTAAACAGCTGTgccttccccaaaggatcctgccctttgttcagggtgctgacgGGAGTGACCTCATCCCCTGAcggagctacaactcccagagtggCAAGGGCCCAGAAT GTTTATATTTCCGAAATAACCCATTCTAAAGTTCGAGGGACGCTCGGCTCATGCGTTCAGCTGATGGTGGTGACGGGCATCTTGGGGGCGTACATAGCAG GGACGGGGCTGGAGTGGCGCTGGCTGGCGGTGCTGTGCTCTCTCCCACCGTGCTTGATGCTCGGTGTCATGGCTTTCATGCCCGAAACGCCTCGTTTCCTGCTGAGTCGGAATCGGCGGCCAGAGGCCATCGCGGCTTTGCAGTTCCTGCGGGGGCCCCTGGTGGACCACGAGTGGGAATGCAGGGAGGTTGAAGTGAACGCCAGAGTACAG GAGGACCTGAGCATCGCCGAGTTCAAGAACCCCGCCATCTACAAGCCGTTCCTCATTGGCATCACCATGATGTTCTTTCAGCAAGTATCGGGGATCAATGCCGTCGTGTTCTATGTGGAAACCATCTTTGAagaagccaagttcaag AACAGCGGTGCCGCTTCCATCATCGTGGGGTCCATCCAAGTCTTTTTCACAGCGGTGGCTGCTCTTATCATTGATAGAACGGGACGAAAAATCCTTCTGGTCGTATCAG GGCTCATTATGGCTGCCAGCACCGCCGTCTTCGGGATCTATTTCAAAATAGCGCacgtgatccccagcaactcttCCCAGGTCGACTCGCCCAACTCCCCCCTGAGTGCTCTGCTGGCAGCCAAAGAACAGGACCTCGCGTGGCTGGCGGTGTTCAGCTTGAGTCTCTTCGTCATGG GCTTTGCCTTGGGCTGGGGCCCGATCCCGTGGCTGGTGATGTCTGAAATATTCCCTCTCCGAGCTCGAGGAGTAGCCAGTGGCGCGTGTGTCTTAACAAACTGGCTCATGGCCTTTCTCATCACCAAGGAGTTTCACGACCTCATG GTCTTGCTAACTCCTCACGGTACTTTCTGGCTGTTTTGTGCCACCTGTCTCCTCAATGTGGTGTTCACTCTACGCTGCGTTCCCGAAACGAGAGGGAAGAGCCTGGAGGAGATAGAGGCTTATTTCCGAAGGTCACATTAG
- the SLC2A8 gene encoding solute carrier family 2, facilitated glucose transporter member 8 isoform X1, whose protein sequence is MASEESKPLLGTEAEAELPAERPSPLETYLSNVQNQNLFLATFAAVLGPLSFGFVLGYSSPAIPSLKESSNPDLRLEGSQASWFGSVVTLGAAAGGILGGYIVDKLGRKLSLMLCAVPYVFGFTVIILAQNVWMLYVGRLLNGLASGVTSLVVPQYPATLNSCAFPKGSCPLFRVLTGVTSSPDGATTPRVARAQNVYISEITHSKVRGTLGSCVQLMVVTGILGAYIAGTGLEWRWLAVLCSLPPCLMLGVMAFMPETPRFLLSRNRRPEAIAALQFLRGPLVDHEWECREVEVNARVQEDLSIAEFKNPAIYKPFLIGITMMFFQQVSGINAVVFYVETIFEEAKFKNSGAASIIVGSIQVFFTAVAALIIDRTGRKILLVVSGLIMAASTAVFGIYFKIAHVIPSNSSQVDSPNSPLSALLAAKEQDLAWLAVFSLSLFVMGFALGWGPIPWLVMSEIFPLRARGVASGACVLTNWLMAFLITKEFHDLMVLLTPHGTFWLFCATCLLNVVFTLRCVPETRGKSLEEIEAYFRRSH, encoded by the exons CAATGTCCAGAATCAGAATCTCTTCTTGGCTACATTTGCCGCTGTGCTGGGGCCACTCAGCTTCGGGTTTGTCCTTGGCTATAGTTCCCCAGCCATCCCGAGCCTCAAGGAAAGCAGCAACccagatttaagattggaaggcAGTCAAGCCTCTTGGTTTGGG tcTGTCGTAACGCTGGGCGCCGCAGCTGGTGGCATTCTGGGCGGCTACATCGtggataaactgggccggaagcTCAGCCTGATGCTCTGTGCTGTCCCGTACGTGTTTGGCTTCACGGTCATCATTTTGGCTCAGAACGTCTGGATGCTTTACGTAGGCCGGCTGCTGAACGGCTTGGCTAGCGGGGTCACGTCCTTGGTGGTCCCG cagtatcctgCTACTCTAAACAGCTGTgccttccccaaaggatcctgccctttgttcagggtgctgacgGGAGTGACCTCATCCCCTGAcggagctacaactcccagagtggCAAGGGCCCAGAAT GTTTATATTTCCGAAATAACCCATTCTAAAGTTCGAGGGACGCTCGGCTCATGCGTTCAGCTGATGGTGGTGACGGGCATCTTGGGGGCGTACATAGCAG GGACGGGGCTGGAGTGGCGCTGGCTGGCGGTGCTGTGCTCTCTCCCACCGTGCTTGATGCTCGGTGTCATGGCTTTCATGCCCGAAACGCCTCGTTTCCTGCTGAGTCGGAATCGGCGGCCAGAGGCCATCGCGGCTTTGCAGTTCCTGCGGGGGCCCCTGGTGGACCACGAGTGGGAATGCAGGGAGGTTGAAGTGAACGCCAGAGTACAG GAGGACCTGAGCATCGCCGAGTTCAAGAACCCCGCCATCTACAAGCCGTTCCTCATTGGCATCACCATGATGTTCTTTCAGCAAGTATCGGGGATCAATGCCGTCGTGTTCTATGTGGAAACCATCTTTGAagaagccaagttcaag AACAGCGGTGCCGCTTCCATCATCGTGGGGTCCATCCAAGTCTTTTTCACAGCGGTGGCTGCTCTTATCATTGATAGAACGGGACGAAAAATCCTTCTGGTCGTATCAG GGCTCATTATGGCTGCCAGCACCGCCGTCTTCGGGATCTATTTCAAAATAGCGCacgtgatccccagcaactcttCCCAGGTCGACTCGCCCAACTCCCCCCTGAGTGCTCTGCTGGCAGCCAAAGAACAGGACCTCGCGTGGCTGGCGGTGTTCAGCTTGAGTCTCTTCGTCATGG GCTTTGCCTTGGGCTGGGGCCCGATCCCGTGGCTGGTGATGTCTGAAATATTCCCTCTCCGAGCTCGAGGAGTAGCCAGTGGCGCGTGTGTCTTAACAAACTGGCTCATGGCCTTTCTCATCACCAAGGAGTTTCACGACCTCATG GTCTTGCTAACTCCTCACGGTACTTTCTGGCTGTTTTGTGCCACCTGTCTCCTCAATGTGGTGTTCACTCTACGCTGCGTTCCCGAAACGAGAGGGAAGAGCCTGGAGGAGATAGAGGCTTATTTCCGAAGGTCACATTAG